In a genomic window of Mycoplasma iguanae:
- a CDS encoding ABC transporter permease has translation MSKIWDFITSKEILKKSYVWIILIIFYIPIIFGTVYSFNAESTKGDVSLNAWNKTTWAGWANLFEDELINKFINSFIIAMSVSLIVIVISLITVYSIWKQRSRMVKSVINGTSSIPLINPDIITAVGLSIVLSILFGSLLASEEGLWRAIVSHSIMCLPYGILFMLPRSDKFSQSLMEASQDLGYGPFKTWFKTYFIYMMPSIVFVFIITTFLSFDDFIITRIVSNTETIGTALYEGKFKTWSLALAAIMLLLVIIGNLVYFISKAKRRGEK, from the coding sequence ATGTCTAAAATTTGAGATTTTATCACTTCCAAAGAAATATTAAAAAAATCATATGTTTGAATTATTTTAATAATTTTCTATATTCCAATCATTTTTGGAACTGTCTACTCATTCAATGCCGAATCTACTAAAGGTGATGTTTCATTAAATGCATGAAACAAAACAACTTGAGCTGGGTGAGCTAATTTATTTGAAGATGAATTAATTAACAAATTTATTAATTCGTTCATTATTGCAATGTCTGTATCTTTAATTGTCATTGTAATTTCATTAATTACTGTTTATTCAATTTGAAAACAAAGATCTAGAATGGTAAAAAGCGTTATTAATGGAACTTCTTCAATTCCTTTAATAAACCCTGATATTATTACAGCTGTTGGTCTTTCAATTGTGCTTTCTATTCTTTTTGGAAGTCTTCTAGCTTCTGAAGAAGGTCTATGAAGAGCTATTGTTTCACATTCAATTATGTGTTTACCATATGGAATTTTATTTATGCTGCCTCGTAGCGATAAATTTTCTCAATCATTGATGGAAGCATCTCAAGATTTAGGTTATGGACCTTTTAAAACCTGATTTAAAACATATTTTATTTATATGATGCCTTCAATTGTCTTTGTATTTATTATTACAACTTTTTTATCTTTTGATGATTTCATCATCACAAGAATTGTTTCAAATACAGAAACAATAGGAACAGCATTATATGAAGGTAAATTTAAAACTTGATCTTTAGCTTTAGCAGCTATTATGTTACTGTTAGTAATTATTGGAAATCTTGTTTACTTTATCAGTAAAGCTAAAAGAAGAGGTGAAAAATAA
- a CDS encoding ABC transporter ATP-binding protein: protein MNEEIVKKKKNTNEEKYLINLVDVVKEFKDKRVLNNINLKIKKGEFVTILGPSGSGKTTILRLLGGFEWTTRGEIKINGLDIKDLPPYKRNISTIFQDYALFSHLDVSGNIKYGLKLKRYPKENVDPAIYKKLEQLKTKWQQKAQEKIAQIEKLQDEYESALKDKTLPKRKIQKYQSWLDDSDFKYSHWENYPFAKEESFYKKYLTRKITKKEMQDEITKMIDLVGLTGSENKSISELSGGMRQRVALARSLVIEPNILLLDEPLSALDAKIRQKMQQLLRSIQQKMGITFIFITHDQDEALELSDRVAIIRDGEIEQFDDPKTIYDYPVNKWVANFIGDSNLFSAKFLGDKKVLLLGKEIPTIHTEFKPNEEVDCLIRPEDLKISKTKGYFDGEVVKSVYKGSYYFIDVKTAAQTFYIETTENYKIGENVKINWDIDSLHVMQKDHKGFEKDEL from the coding sequence ATGAATGAAGAAATTGTTAAGAAAAAGAAAAATACTAATGAGGAAAAATACTTAATCAACCTGGTTGATGTTGTTAAAGAATTCAAAGATAAAAGAGTTTTAAACAATATTAATTTAAAAATTAAAAAGGGCGAATTTGTTACTATTTTAGGTCCTTCAGGTTCAGGTAAAACTACTATTTTAAGATTACTTGGTGGTTTTGAATGAACTACACGTGGTGAAATTAAAATTAATGGTTTAGACATTAAAGATTTACCTCCATACAAAAGGAATATTTCCACAATTTTTCAAGATTATGCTTTATTTTCACATTTAGATGTTTCGGGAAATATTAAATATGGATTGAAATTGAAAAGATATCCAAAAGAAAACGTTGATCCTGCAATCTATAAAAAATTAGAACAACTAAAAACTAAATGACAACAAAAAGCTCAAGAGAAGATTGCTCAAATTGAAAAATTACAAGATGAATATGAATCAGCTTTAAAAGATAAAACTTTACCAAAAAGAAAAATACAAAAATACCAATCTTGATTAGATGATTCAGATTTTAAATATTCACATTGAGAAAACTATCCTTTCGCCAAGGAAGAAAGTTTTTATAAAAAATATTTAACAAGAAAAATTACTAAAAAAGAAATGCAAGATGAAATTACAAAAATGATTGATCTTGTAGGTCTTACAGGGAGCGAAAATAAAAGCATTAGTGAACTATCTGGTGGTATGCGTCAACGTGTCGCTTTAGCTCGTTCTTTAGTTATTGAGCCAAATATTTTATTATTAGATGAACCATTATCAGCTTTAGATGCTAAAATTCGTCAAAAAATGCAACAATTGTTAAGATCAATTCAACAAAAAATGGGAATTACTTTTATTTTTATTACTCATGATCAAGATGAAGCTTTAGAACTATCAGATAGAGTTGCAATTATTCGAGATGGAGAAATAGAACAATTTGATGATCCAAAAACAATTTATGATTATCCTGTCAATAAATGAGTAGCTAATTTTATTGGTGATTCAAACTTATTTTCAGCAAAATTTTTAGGTGACAAAAAAGTTTTGCTTTTAGGAAAAGAAATTCCAACAATTCACACTGAATTTAAACCAAATGAAGAAGTTGATTGTCTAATTCGTCCAGAAGACTTAAAAATTTCTAAAACAAAAGGTTACTTTGATGGGGAAGTTGTTAAGTCAGTTTACAAAGGTTCATATTATTTTATTGACGTTAAAACTGCTGCACAAACTTTCTATATCGAAACAACTGAAAATTATAAAATTGGTGAAAATGTAAAAATAAACTGGGATATTGACTCATTACATGTAATGCAAAAAGATCACAAAGGATTTGAAAAAGATGAACTTTAA
- a CDS encoding ABC transporter permease, whose product MNFNLISYFKEKISYNPRLLLSIPYIIIAIIFIILPTVLIFVTAISKVDVDQNQESFNQWYVVSQSNTWWIMWRSVKLGFIASFICLIIAVPYAFFVSTSKSKFFQIYGISLIVSPLIIFTISKLLSLRGLFTVMLGEDTITSEWFMAIGLVFLNLPFMIIPLYTVFRDMPKNIIEASQDLGYNKFQTLIKVVLPYSLKAMFTGIGMVFLMAASSVAISDKLLPNGSQNQMIGNLINYFSNPTSKFDIATASTLVVITTIILIGAYSLTFLVPYLITKLRRMKNV is encoded by the coding sequence ATGAACTTTAATCTTATTTCTTATTTCAAAGAAAAAATTTCATATAATCCCCGTTTATTACTTTCAATTCCTTATATTATTATTGCTATCATTTTTATCATTTTACCTACTGTATTAATTTTTGTAACAGCAATTTCAAAAGTTGATGTTGATCAAAATCAAGAATCATTTAACCAATGATATGTAGTTTCACAATCAAATACATGATGAATTATGTGAAGAAGTGTTAAATTAGGGTTTATTGCTTCATTTATTTGTTTAATAATTGCAGTACCTTATGCCTTTTTTGTTTCAACATCAAAATCAAAATTTTTTCAAATTTATGGCATTTCTTTAATTGTTTCACCATTAATTATTTTCACAATTTCAAAATTATTGTCATTGAGAGGTCTTTTTACAGTAATGCTGGGTGAAGATACAATCACTAGTGAATGATTTATGGCAATTGGTTTAGTTTTTTTAAACTTACCTTTTATGATAATTCCGCTATACACAGTATTTCGTGATATGCCAAAAAACATTATTGAAGCATCTCAAGATTTAGGTTACAACAAATTTCAAACTTTAATTAAAGTTGTTTTACCTTACTCACTAAAGGCGATGTTTACTGGAATTGGTATGGTATTTTTAATGGCTGCTTCATCTGTGGCAATTTCAGACAAATTATTACCTAATGGTTCACAAAATCAGATGATTGGAAATTTAATTAATTATTTCTCAAATCCAACAAGTAAATTCGATATTGCTACAGCTTCTACTTTAGTAGTTATTACTACAATTATTTTAATTGGTGCTTACTCACTAACTTTTTTAGTTCCTTATTTAATTACTAAACTAAGGAGAATGAAAAATGTCTAA